TTTCCTCTGCTTTTTTTTCAATTTGTTTAATCTGCGCTCCATTTTCAAGAGCAATCGGACATGTAACCTCCTGAACCTCCGCAGCAGCTGACAAAGTAGCTTTATAAGACAGAGGATCTGTTGACAGATTTTCCAGCTTTCCCTTTGTTTCTTTAAATTTGACGCCGATTATTTCATCAGGATATCCAGGGCACTCCACGGTCGTTTCAAATCCATCCACGTTATTACCGAGAAAGGCCCATCCTCTCGATTCGCCGGGAGTAAACCATCCTGCCAGCTTATCATCATTAAAAAAAGCAAATCCGGTCATTTCAAACATCTTCTGGTTCCCATCAATGTCATCCAGCACTGCCGTTTGAGCCGCATCCGCTTCGGGGATCTTTTTTTTGATTCCCGGTATAACCGGCTCCGTATATCCCCCGTAATTCCAGCGGATAATATCCTGCAGCTCCACTCCCTTCTGCAGCCCCATGCTGCCGCCGTATACATCAATTCTTCTGGCTATGGAAAGAGAGGGCATATTTTGAATGGGAATATAAACAGAGAATAATTCCTTGGCAGTACTCTCCTTCGCTACAAAGACATTGACGTTGTCTCTTATTTGATAGAACCTTTCCAAATAATCCAAAATTGGCAGTAATCCTTTGCTTTTCGCAAATTCCTCTCCAATTAAAATAACGGAAAGATGGGCAAAGTAAATTTTTCTCGAAAACATATTCCGTGCCTTCTCCATGATCTCCGTTATGGAACTGCCGCTGATTGTGTAAGTGTAAACAGCTCCGCCTGCGCCTCCGGATTCAGTAGCGCCTTTAGATTTAGCGGTCGCACCAGGATTAACAAGCTGAATCGACATGCTCATTCCTTCCGGACTCACATCAAATCCAAGGCCTGATACGATAATCAGTTCATTCAGCTCGATCCTTCCGCAGGAGGTGAGAAGAAGAAGGAGCGACAAAATGAGCGGCCATTTCCTCATGCTGATCCCCCGCTCTCCTGTTTCTTTTGAATCCGCTTATACAGTTTTGTATTTGTCATCCACAGCGGCATCCTTAAAAAGCCATCCTTCTGCTGATCCAGACTGAAGGGAGCAAATGGC
The Metabacillus sp. FJAT-52054 genome window above contains:
- a CDS encoding Ger(x)C family spore germination protein yields the protein MRKWPLILSLLLLLTSCGRIELNELIIVSGLGFDVSPEGMSMSIQLVNPGATAKSKGATESGGAGGAVYTYTISGSSITEIMEKARNMFSRKIYFAHLSVILIGEEFAKSKGLLPILDYLERFYQIRDNVNVFVAKESTAKELFSVYIPIQNMPSLSIARRIDVYGGSMGLQKGVELQDIIRWNYGGYTEPVIPGIKKKIPEADAAQTAVLDDIDGNQKMFEMTGFAFFNDDKLAGWFTPGESRGWAFLGNNVDGFETTVECPGYPDEIIGVKFKETKGKLENLSTDPLSYKATLSAAAEVQEVTCPIALENGAQIKQIEKKAEEKLQREMQQAFQTAVKNNVDMLGLRQLLYENRYSEWKKIKDQWDKKFKMAQLDTSADITIQQTGLRLKSVYEK